In Archangium violaceum, the following are encoded in one genomic region:
- a CDS encoding peptidoglycan-binding domain-containing protein, with protein MGVSSVGSGSSNNVSGKSDTSGAEEAARKAAEAARKATEASRNADAFQEPARRNTLATGGGGSNPTLASSDQPSFRVGYGGVMRANLETASTPDAQAKQYIESQFQAKLGRACGNPEEILAQANASGATSQEAIQEFVDGMIDGSPEKAALNTINESFKELLGRELSVSEQQSWLKGSGLQVDGDFARNCRSRIMASDEFRIQHPELADTSAARGQAAVDYMKQYLGQRTMDTPLNGFHRNDPDNNCANAVCAALKQAGLFNGKPADANVVQLSKDLQAAGWTAVDPKDARPGDVIIINGGQHTELVESNVNGHLQSIGSNNVVSASGEVLATQNISVEKNPWFMRGNNQVLILRAPPSGGAVPGSGTTSGTGTSNTGTNSTASGVSAPSAQLAYDGGTTYSADVVKLQQALVKAGYMDASVLSGGGGHYGDKTRAAVARLQADYGIVGDGGEHYGPRTRNALTEALDKVSGNSGPGGVTPSTGSPAPAGSYEAALQAAVRNAPRPGDPNMDRYWLNYVKNDVVPKLEAAGVSREDIKKVLEFSVTEALTHVGNLGYKQADGSPQTPISASNLGDNRQGDRTNYETATPDGFAPYTPRSGNWQVGIGGNQVYDAMAKDPSPLQKAFEKLYPGQSPQQVGQRMLELMGDNSSTFPNLSWKDMNGNFDNAKWASIILRDPAISIYLQTKNPDALRGRPGGTALVNEVFGS; from the coding sequence ATGGGGGTCTCCAGCGTCGGAAGCGGGTCGAGCAACAACGTCAGCGGCAAGAGCGATACCAGCGGCGCTGAAGAGGCGGCACGGAAGGCAGCGGAGGCGGCGCGGAAGGCGACCGAGGCGTCGCGCAATGCCGACGCCTTCCAGGAGCCCGCGCGGCGCAACACGCTCGCCACGGGAGGTGGCGGCTCCAACCCGACGCTGGCGTCGTCCGATCAGCCCTCCTTCCGCGTGGGCTACGGCGGCGTGATGCGCGCCAACCTGGAGACGGCCAGCACGCCGGACGCGCAGGCGAAGCAGTACATCGAATCCCAGTTCCAGGCGAAGCTCGGCCGCGCGTGCGGCAACCCGGAGGAGATTCTCGCCCAGGCGAATGCGTCCGGTGCCACCTCGCAGGAGGCCATCCAGGAGTTCGTCGACGGCATGATCGACGGGAGCCCCGAGAAGGCGGCGTTGAACACCATCAACGAGAGCTTCAAGGAACTGCTCGGCCGCGAGCTGAGCGTGTCCGAGCAGCAGTCGTGGTTGAAGGGCTCGGGCCTGCAAGTGGATGGCGACTTCGCGCGCAACTGCCGCTCGCGAATCATGGCCAGCGACGAGTTCCGCATCCAGCACCCGGAATTGGCGGACACGTCCGCGGCCAGGGGCCAGGCGGCGGTGGACTACATGAAGCAGTACCTGGGCCAGCGCACCATGGACACGCCGCTCAATGGCTTCCATCGCAACGACCCGGACAACAACTGCGCCAACGCGGTGTGCGCGGCCCTGAAGCAGGCGGGCCTGTTCAACGGCAAGCCCGCGGACGCCAACGTCGTCCAGCTGAGCAAGGACCTGCAGGCGGCCGGCTGGACGGCGGTGGACCCGAAGGACGCGCGTCCTGGCGACGTCATCATCATCAACGGCGGCCAGCACACCGAGCTGGTCGAGAGCAACGTCAACGGCCACCTGCAGTCCATTGGTAGCAACAACGTGGTCAGCGCCTCGGGCGAGGTCCTGGCCACCCAGAACATCTCCGTGGAGAAGAACCCCTGGTTCATGAGGGGCAACAACCAGGTGCTCATCCTGCGCGCGCCCCCGAGCGGAGGCGCGGTGCCGGGCAGCGGCACCACCAGCGGTACGGGCACGAGCAACACGGGCACGAACAGCACGGCGAGTGGGGTGAGCGCGCCCTCCGCGCAGCTGGCCTACGACGGGGGCACCACCTACAGCGCCGACGTGGTGAAGCTGCAGCAGGCGCTGGTGAAGGCTGGCTACATGGACGCCTCGGTGCTGTCCGGAGGCGGTGGCCACTACGGCGACAAGACGCGCGCGGCGGTGGCGCGGCTGCAGGCCGACTACGGCATCGTGGGGGATGGGGGCGAGCACTACGGGCCCCGGACGCGGAACGCGCTCACCGAGGCCCTGGACAAGGTCTCCGGCAACAGTGGCCCCGGAGGCGTGACGCCCTCCACGGGCTCGCCGGCACCCGCGGGCAGCTACGAGGCCGCCCTCCAGGCCGCGGTCCGGAACGCGCCCAGGCCGGGCGATCCCAACATGGACCGCTACTGGCTCAACTACGTGAAGAACGACGTGGTGCCCAAGCTGGAGGCGGCCGGTGTCAGCCGCGAGGACATCAAGAAGGTGCTCGAGTTCTCCGTCACCGAGGCGCTCACGCACGTGGGCAACCTCGGCTACAAGCAGGCGGACGGCTCGCCCCAGACGCCCATCAGCGCGAGCAACCTGGGTGACAACCGCCAGGGGGACCGGACCAACTACGAGACGGCCACCCCGGACGGCTTCGCGCCCTACACCCCGCGCTCGGGCAACTGGCAGGTGGGCATTGGCGGCAACCAGGTCTACGACGCCATGGCGAAGGACCCGTCCCCCCTGCAGAAGGCGTTCGAGAAGCTGTACCCGGGCCAGTCGCCGCAGCAGGTGGGTCAGCGGATGCTCGAGCTGATGGGGGACAACTCCAGCACCTTCCCCAACCTGAGCTGGAAGGACATGAACGGCAACTTCGACAACGCGAAGTGGGCCTCCATCATCCTGAGGGATCCGGCCATCAGCATCTACCTGCAGACGAAGAACCCGGATGCGCTGCGCGGGCGGCCGGGCGGCACCGCGCTGGTCAACGAGGTGTTCGGGTCGTAG